A segment of the Lolium perenne isolate Kyuss_39 chromosome 3, Kyuss_2.0, whole genome shotgun sequence genome:
TTTCTATTTCTCTGGATCACATGTTGTCTGGATACTTATCGATATTGACAATCTACTTGCATGCATTCATGTGTTTAGGTAACCAGTATACTGATTAAAAGATTCAGTATTAGTTATTCACTTCTATTCTTGCAAATACCAGTTATTCTTTCAATCCAACGAACACTGAAAATTTTCTTCTGTTCCAGGCTAACATAATAGAGGGGTGCTAGCTGCATAGATCGACTGAAGGCACAGCTCAAAGAAAGTTCAGATTACACCTTTGAAATGTTTATGGTTGCTGATACATGGAAGAAGAACAAGATAACAGATTATCCATATGAAATCAAGATTACGCATCGCTCAAAGATCCAATAGATTATCCCACTTGAGGTCCTCCAAGCATGTACTGTCAACAACACTTCTATCTGGTATTTTATTTACTCCACACACTTCTTTAATTATTCATTCTaccatattattattattttcccCTGACTGCCATTTTCCAACTAAGCCAATACTTTTCTCATGTGTCACAAGATGTTGGTTTAGTGGATGTGGTGACAGATATCATACCATAAGAAACAAATCAAGACCCAAGAACAAATATTCACCTTATCGACACAAGGTATAATTTCCAACACAATCACCGATAGTTTGACTTCTAATTAGAACACGACACAGGGTATAATTTCCAGAACACGGTTTAAgataatttgaattcaaatagtttTTTGTACTGCCCTGTCCAGAAACTTGATGTTACATGATTTCATCAAACTAGAACTCTTGGGAGTGCATTGCATGTTGAGTTAAATTTGGCTAGAATATTATTGAGTAATTATTTCAGCTGAAAATTTGTTCGTGGTGCAGATTGTGGGCAATCATATATATGAGATACAATTGATGTTTAATAATATTCACTTCATGGTATGTTTCCCCTTTCACTGTATTTTGTATACTAGAGAAAATATGTCGTGACCTTCTGGTCTTGCTAGCAGATGCTTCTTGATTTGAGGACCCAACACTTTAAGTGATTCGTTTTCAAGTCCATGTAGATTACTCATTTGAATAAAAAGAATAGTATCTTCTACCAGGTTGTTTGAGCATCCTCTATCAGATAGTTAAGCATAGGTACATCTTATGTTAGTTCCTGATTCACGTTTCCTGGACTCATATATGTATGTCCATATATGCAAAATTATACATCATGTAACTTTCTGAGCCTGGAAGTTGTTAGTTACTACAAGTTAAATTATATATGAGTTGGTGGATGCAACAGAATACAGGTTTTAAAACTAATCAATTCATGTGTTTCAGTTTTATATTCTCCTATTTATATGCAATGAACTGAACATCCTTTTTGGGATGGTTTCATTGCCAATTATATATGAGTTGGTGGATGCAACAGAATACAGGTTTTAAAACTAATCAATTCATGTGTTTCAGTTTTATATTCTCCTATTTATATGCAATGAACTGAACATCCTTTTTGGGATGGTTTCATTGCCTTTCTAATTACAGATTCCTATTACCGTAGTTTTCTCATACTTGGTTGCTCTGGCTTGCATAGTTTTCTCATACTTggttgttcagtatctaattgtcacACCGAAAATATAAAGTTCTCAGAATAACCGGTCAGCCAGAGCAAAACATTTAGCAGGGGTATTTTATTTTCACCATTTTCtgtgagcattggaagagttgcaTCTCCACAACATTTCACTAGCCTTCCAATGGAAGCATCAACACGCGCTTCTTGAATCTTGCTCTGGAGCATAACTATGGGAATCCACATTGGGGTTATGAAATAGGAATTACAACTTGTGGAGGTTGCTTATGCTTAAGTGTCACTTAAGAGAATGATTTCCTATGTAGGCAGAATGCCTCACTATTTGTGTGTGGGAAAAGGAACTCTACATATGGATAAACTGCGTGGACCGCCGGTCAAGGAGATGTTGCGTCGTCGCCGGCCTCGTCATGGCTGCTCATCAAGTCGGCGGCGACCGCTCCCACGGTGATACAAATATATCTGCCCCTCTCTCTGCCCTTGATTTTGGGCTCCAAGTTACTGTTGATTCGTTGGATGCTGAACTGGGTAATTGGGAGACGATGAGAACGACATGGAGGAGATTAATTGGTGTAAACAGCCTCTGTTAGATTCGGTTTTGGTTTTAGACAGTTGTTTCTTTTGTTTTATCTGTTCATATAGAATTATAGACAGACACAAATTGATGATCTTGACCATACATAGTGATACCTAAGAGATGAACAAGTCCTGGAGTTGAATAACATTACTGTCATGCGTTCTTTGCAGGTTGCATTACCACTAATGAGCTGGGAACTGTCATGCGTTCCCTGGGTCAGAATCCTACTGAGCCAGAGCTTCAAGGCATGATCAATGAGTCTGCAACAAAACAGATACGTCCGAGCTCACGTCATCCTCGACAAGTCTTAAGATCTTTGAATCCTCCCCTTGATGGTGATGTGAAAATAAATGTTGATGTTGCTCTGGCTCGCTATGACGACCGTGGGGTGGTAGCTGCAATTTGCCGTAGATCGGATGGTGTTTATTTGGGTTCATCAGCTCTTGATTGCCCTGGTTTTTCATAGCCAGCCATATTGGAAACATTTGCTTGTGAGGAAGGCCTTGACCTCGCTGCCGATCTCCAAGAAACAAGATGTGTCATAGCTTCAGATTGCCAAGAGGTTATCAGAGCAAAGAAGCATGACTTCCATCCTGCATGAAATAAAATTCTGGAGTGAAGCTTTTATTGATGTTACGTTCATTCATGAAAATGCAGTTCTGCAGGTCTGAACTTTTTCTTCAATCTACTCCTTTTCTAAGATAACTGGCCACCCTTTTTGATACTTTCGCAAATAACATTAGAATGCAACTATGTGTTTCTTTTAACTAAAGGAAACAAGAAGCCCACCTATAGAATACTATGTCTTTGTTTTGTTCAAAGAAATTAGGGCAGCTTGATCTGTCATACTCCTATGCTTCTCCTGATTTTTACTTCCTTAGTGAAGGATGCTCGTGTTGTCACACTGTCTGATCTTTCTAACTGCATTTGCGCTGTAGAATTATTTTCCTGTCCATATAGATAAAAGCCTTTTTGTGTGCCTACAACAGTTTAGTTGTGGCAAGGATAACTGTATTTGTAGTCATAACACTTGAAGTAGTCATAACACAGAGGCTCCCCTGAATTTTAACACAGAATTTGTGGCCATCCACACCTAGCTGTTTGTCCCTACATGTTACATGTTCTGCATTTCTGAATTTGTTCCAACTCACATTTTTTAAAAGGAATATTAAGGTGAATTATGCTCTGTCAAGTAGTAACTAGAAAGACAAAAGAATACAGAAAGACAAATACAATAACTTTACATTGATGCACTCTTCCGGTAAATCTAATTTTTTATCTAACATGAACGCCAAAAGCCATCATGAATGCACTAGGTTGATCATTGTGCTGTTGGGGTTCTTGATTGTTGTGTGGAATGATTTTGCTTCTTTGAAACTGAGGACCTCAAGCAATCACTGTATATTCCTATGTAGCTACAGTTTACTTCCCTGCAACACATCCTGTTATGAACCTTCCTGAATTGTTGTAGCTTTTGAAAGATTACCAAAGATGCTCATGGATTCAATTAGTTTGGGAAAAGATGGTACACAAATCAGAGTATTTGGAAGAAAGGCGTCCAGGCTGTGCTCGTGTTGGTGCCAAGAACAATCTTGCCAGAAGATGTGACTGAACCAACAACATGAACCAACAACAGGGATCAAGTTCCCTACCCTTCTTGAGGACAATTCAAACCGAACCGCAGTACCTTCTTCAGGTAACAGCTCAGGACTATTTAGGTGGTCCTTAATTCCTTATCTCACACGGTATCTCAATCTCAAGAACTGTGAACTGAAAATTTGAACTGAAACTCGAGTTTAAACTGCAGTTCCTTCTCAGGTAACAGTTCAGGACGACGGCGATCTTGTTCAGGGGAGGACGGCGATCTTATCCAGGGAGCAGAGGACCTCGCCGTCGCAGCAGCTGGTGGCGCAGGGAGGAGGCCGAGCCATTGACGACAAGC
Coding sequences within it:
- the LOC127345052 gene encoding uncharacterized protein, whose translation is MYCQQHFYLIVGNHIYEIQLMFNNIHFMAECLTICVWEKELYIWINCVDRRSRRCCVVAGLVMAAHQVGGDRSHGCITTNELGTVMRSLGQNPTEPELQGMINESATKQIRPSSRHPRQVLRSLNPPLDGDVKINVDVALARYDDRGVVAAICRRSDGVYLGSSALDCPGFS